The nucleotide window aaacattggaCCCAAAAACCAAAGCTGTGTGGTCACTGATCAGAGGGGAAACTAAACGTACAGAAACTGgccagaagaaagaaaagtcaaacaCAGAGAGCCGACTGAAGGTGTCGACTCCCTGAAACACAAGCAGCTGAGCGGAGGAGCTGCAGCCACATTATATCTGCCAGCTGACTGATTGCAGCCAGCTGAGGGAGATCACAGGTGAACCCAGCAGCTCCTGATGACCGGAGACCTGACGCCGGAGAAATCCCTGTTAACATCAGGATCTTGGAGAATCTCTGATCTGTCCGGGTGATTAGTAACGTctgtcgttccagtttgacagggatggattattttactcctctttcaaaccgtCTGTCTCCTCCggacatgttttattcaggaGGAAGAAACGTTTTACAAAGAAATGTGTccctgaatttatttttttcttcactcagTTTTGCAGATTAAGAAtcctgaaaaaataattaattccaAAACTTCCGAAACTTTTGAATTTTTTCCTCCAGTTGGTTTCACACAATGATTTCCCAGGAGAAAAATAATCCTCCTGGGAAAAACGAATCATTGTGATTCAGACATGAGAAACaaaattctctctttttttccccactcagtttcacacgagacttttttcctgccaaaactttttgggggaatttttgaaaaacaaaagggaaacTTTTATCCTccccaaaaaaaaatgtttgtcacTTTCACACAAAACGTTTTTCCTCTTCGCAAAATATCACTCttccacacatgaaaaaaaaatcctgaatccTCCACCATCCCGTGTGAAACAGAGCAACTTTTTGTTAGTAGTTTTTTTCCAGGATaaactttttctttcatgtgtgaaacaaagcTGGAGGAGAAACAAAGCAGGGAACACGACTGAGTTTAAATAACGTTTCTcatgaaaaagatttttttcactcagttttgcacatttttacactttgaataatgatttttttttctcctgggaaaaaaaaaaatcactgtttcacacatgaaaacaaaaaaaggcccCGCAGGGCTTCCATAGATGTTTTTCTACTTCTGATGAAAAGCCTGGAGGCAGATTTCTTCAGGTTTATTCTTATGTTCGCAGTTGTGACATTAACAAACACTTTCTGATATCACATCGCAGCACTTTGTGGAAAATACACCAAACTTTCCTCTAAAATTTCTTCTGAACAGGAAACAAACGTCAGCTGAggaagaggtcaaaggtcaacttctgCTTCTCTGCAGCCGACCACatcagattttttcatttttttatttcaaagtgtcACTTTTTTTATGATTCCTGTCagtttgatgatgattttgatcTCAGCGATCACAGCGAGCGACTGAATATAAACATGACTACATTTATAAAAACCTCATTATAAATTCATCTATAAAAATAAACGACACTATTTAAATTAATctataaaaatacatcagtcTTCTCACACTAATTATTGTACAACAACGATAAAGCAAACAACACGCTGGTTTCCATGGCGACAGCGGGGACGTGGTcggggtcagaggtcatctCTTCACCCAGAAGTTCTCTCGCCTCTTCTGAGCGCGCTCCAACACGGCGGACGCCATGGAGCAGGAAGCAGCCGAACGCCACGACATCACAGACAGACGGTCGTCTAGGCAACGAGGGGGGACAGATTTTAAAGGTTTAATGACGTGAAGTTACGTTTGTTTTTCATCTAATGTTTGAGAAGTGTTTTATGTGTTCACCTTCATCCGAGCCGCAGCCTCCACCTGAACACTGACGCTCCCTGAACCTCAGACCCAGCTCAcctgaggagacaggagacaggtacaggagacaggtacaggagacaggtacaggagacaggagacaggtacaggagacaggtacaggagacaggagacaggagacaggtacaggagacaggtacaggagacagagacaggtacaggagacaggtacaggagacaggagacaggagacaggagacaggtacaggagacaggagacaggtacaggagacagagacaggtacaggagacaggtacaggagacaggagacaggtacaggagacaggtacaggagacaggagacaggagacaggtacaggagacaggtacaggagacagagacaggtacaggagacaggagacaggagacaggagacaggtacaggagacaggagacaggtacaggagacaagagacaggagacaggagacaggtacaggagacaggagacaggagacaggtacaggagacaagagacaggagacaggagacaggtacaggagacaggagacaggagacaggtacaggagacaagagacaggagacaggagacaggtacaggagacaggtacaggagacaggagacaggagacaggtacaggagacaagagacaggagacaggagacaggtacaggagacaggagacaggagacaggtacaggagacaagagacaggagacaggagacaggtacaggagacaggtacaggagacaggagacaggtacaggagacaagagacaggagacaggagacaggtacaggagacaagagacaggagacaggagacaggtacaggagacaggtacaggagacaggtacaggagacaagagacaggagacaggagacaggtacaggagacaggagacaggagacaggagacaggagacaggtacaggagacaggagacaggagacaggtacaggagacaggagacaggatcAGTGATGATCAGCAGtttacttcacacacacagagacaaagtcACAGTTcttagttgttgttgttgttgttgttgttgttgttgttgtgcatgtTCAGGTTCTGTGTTTGactgaatttgtgtttttatatttttaatgattcTTTGTTTCTAACTGTCAAATCAAAGCTCAGTGTCAGACACAGAGCTgtactgtctgtgtttctgttcgTTGTTCTGGACactaataaagttttatttaaacgtttgtgttgtgtttacaaattaaaaataataaaaatatatcaacaatcatacagataaaacacaaaaaacataaataactcCATCAGTGACCTAATTAGCAACAATTACATAAAATCTGTGAGTAATATAAATTCATACAACTCAGTATTACAGATAATTTATTGACTTAATAACTAAATATTAAGATTTTGTCAATTTTAATGACAGTGACACAAGATTTAATTGACTTTAATGAATTAAACGTATAACTTAAATATAATTAAGTAACATGAACTCACTACTGCTTCATATTTTAGCAGTAAAATTtacttaaaagtaaaagtgtgaATAGTTGCGAGGATTTGATCAATTATGAGTTATTTTTTCAGGGTAGCAGCAAAATCAATATCAGTAAGAGTTTATAAATTCATCATCAGCGATTAAATTGTTCCcgactattttgataactgattttctcattttttaaaacaaaaggccaaatatttgcagattttctgtgattttagacgtcattttattttatgatacaATTTAAAACCAGATGATCGatcagattaatcaataatgaattaTTGTTGCAGTCCAGTTATAACTAATGATTTATAATAACTAATATCAGCGCTGACTCACCGTTGTGCTGGAAGTCGGGGTGTCTCAGGGAGCCGTGGATACCGTGTGGGGGCGGGGCTATGAGGGGCGGGGCTACAGGGGATGGAGGCGATTGCTTCGTCCTGATTGGTTTAGAGCCAGGATTGCTGCCAGCTCGTTTGTGGttgggggagggagagaggtgggTGAAGTTATTCTCTGGCCACGCCTCTTTCTGTTTGACTGGCACGTCGACTGCGGGCTCCGCCCCCGCTGCCATGGAAACAGCTGAGCCAGACCTCTGAAGCATAAACAGTCACCTCATTAACATAAATTatattaaagtaaattaaattaaattaaattaaattaaattaaattaaatgtgtgatgATAGTTTCACCTGTTTGGACGGAGAAGATTCCTCACCGCTCTTCACTTTTCCCACGAGTATAGCGCCTCCTGGAGGACAAACGGAGGTCagaagtaactaagtacatttactcgagtactgtaccACATGTTTGAAGtacctgtactttacttgagtatttttattgtacCGGCAGCAGGAGTGGTGAGGTCGTGGTGAGTTCTCTGAACAGGCAGCAGCTTCAGCCTCGGAGTCGGTaacctcccctcctccctgcacgcacacacacacacacacacacacacacacacacacacacacacacacacacacacacacacacacgcacacacacacacacacacacgcacacacacagtgtcagttCCTGAGAAGCGGTGCGGCTGCATGAACCTTTGATGCGAGTCGAGCAGGATGACTCAGTTTCAGGTCGaataaaagatttttgttttcaccagaaatcaaatgaaatcaaacGGAAGCTGCTCAGACTTCATCAGGCTGATCTCACACTGATCTCACACTGATCTCACACTGATCTCACACTGATCTCACACTGATCTCAGGCTGATCTCACACTGATCTCAGGCTGATCTCACACTGATCTCACACTGATCTCAGGCTGATCTCACACTGATCTCAGGCTGATCTCACACTGATCTCAGGCTGATCTCACACTGATCTCAGGCTGATCTCACACTGATCTCACACCGTGTCGTACAATGAATCCACATGATCGCTGTCGCAGGTTAAAGGAGATTTTATTGTCTCAATGTTTCCTGTCAGGTTCACTTTGTGTCCCACTGGTTGGAAATGGATTCAGATATATTCAGGTCGACCATCAGTCATTCATAAACTCACAGCTGATGAGAACGATCGTAATCATCACTTCACTGATTCATTAGACGTCCTGATGCTggatctgtgtttttctgtctatACATTTAAGGAAATAAGCGAATAAGATGAGCAGATTAATCgtgtattttgtagttttgacaACAATTCACCTGAAATCTGATCCATTCTTCAGATAAATCAGGTTATAGTTCCTCTTTTAATCACGCTGTGTGTTCGTGGCTCAACCTGTTAAAGTGAGTCAGAAACACTTACTCGTCTGGAtcgtcttcttctcctccccaGGCGGTTCTCCTCTCAGCAGGAGGTCCTGGAGGTGTTAGTTTTGCTCCTCCTGACCCCAGAACAGACGACCTCCTGCTGGAGcgactgacacagacagacgttTAGAAATCAGCTCAGGTTTACTGATGACGTTCTCTCCCGTCACCACGTCTCTCACCTGGCCAGGTCCAGAGCCTCCAACCGGGAGGAGGCGCTGCTGCGGCTGTCTGCATCGccacagaggtcaaaggtcaggcgAGGGGTCGGGGGGTCGGTGGCCGAGTCTGTGGTGTCTGTCGGCTCCCACAGAGCGTTGTGCTCGGACAGCAGCTGGCTCAGGTGATCTCTGGAGAAATTAGCTCCCCAGGCTCGATGACGATACGACAAGGCCTGCTGCCTCAGCTCCTTCACCTGGAcgggacacacacagagtcactgACCCAGTTCTGCAGTCTCAGAACCAAGTATGGACGGAGGGACAGGCCCTCAACTCAACAGGAAGTTCGTTATTTTACTTTGGCAGCAACTTCCATCAAAATCCGGACTCTTTCTCTGAGTCAGACCTCTAACAATAACCCAGAGAACATGTCTGAAGCTGAAGACGTACGTAAGACGtggaagatgatgaagatggttttATACAACGTGTCAACAGTTCATCTGTAAATAGATTAGTTGTACTATCAACACTGACAGATCTTAAGCTGCAGCGctaataaatatttctgcagGCGTGCTGATGCTTCACCCAGCTGACATAAATTAGCTGTCAGTTCTCACAAAGGAAATCAGCAACGTGACggcaacagaaacaaaatgtttatcTGATGCTCCGCCGCTGCATTTTAAACAGATGACGACTGCGAAAGTGTGAAAATCTGTCAGTTTCTAAACTCCTCTTTGAAAAGTCAAATATCTGCTCGACGGCCTGAAGCAGCCGGAGGACAGAAACGTGCAGAAACCTCGCCGGCTGGTGAAGATGACTGAGAATAAACCAGTAAAAAACACGGAGAGGAAATGCTGAACGACAAGACTGAAGGGGAGTTCTGAGAAGTGATAAAGAGGTGAAACCACATTTTATTCATCTGTCGCTCTCAAATCAAGTCTGAGACAAAACTGATTCAAATTGCAGGCAGATTGTTAGATTATGCTTTTCAAACGTTCTGACCACAAACCTGAAGTTTTAAAAGAACTCAAACTATAAAACAAACAGATCCACAGTAAGATGTTCAACCCAAAGCTGTCAGAGGTGACAAATACCTCATTACTGcacttcagtacatgtttcaggtgtctgaactttctcctcctcacagcttcaaaacggcctcgttactttagtttgatgcatttgaggtgaattataaattattgttatttgtgtcatcgcacgccgccttcaCAACATCACAACAAAAAAGACTGATGTggacctatcagagcacatcacgcagCGAGACGTCCTGAGGCCGGTGTGTGTCTTTCCCCTCCGACTACGTGTGTTGTATAGAGATGACTGTTGGAATAATTTATCAGAAGGACATGTTTGACGTTACGACAGACTGTTGCGTATGTTGCAGCATGTTGTGGTGCATTTGAACTGATTGGTGTGAAGAGATGACGCCAGATTAATTGACGGTAAATCAACCTGAATAAAATTATCTCCAGCGCGATCAGCTGCGACAGCTAAATGCTGCATTAAAGAGCCGATAACCTGATACATGATGATCAAAGTCATGCAGAAGCTTTCggaaagatctgagtacttttTTCCAGGACGgaaatcctactgactctacctttaactttaatagtctttgaattatatcaatatgacgtgagcttcagttagctttgaccacaaatgtccttcagagggagacttgttactctgatactctgagtacatgtcagagcctgtactctattacttttactggagtaaagaagcagAGTCAGTACTTccacttttaccagagtctgtttgtacaccagtatctgaacttctgctGGAGGACAGATGTGAGGACTTTAAAGCTCTGGAAGCTGCACAGACATGATCTGAACAGAAggttcagtttgtgttcagaCTGTTTGCAGCTTCATTTAAAGAAAGGAGACAGAAACAATCGTGTTCCTCCGACTGTGTTTCTTTCTGCCGCGGTACAGAGACGCATcatgtgtcagtgttttttacTAGTGATGCATTCAAGTTCATAATTCTGGTGTCGTGACAACATCAGTTCAGTCGTCTCTGCTCTGATCATTTAATTTATCCGAGTTGCCAAAATTGTAGATTCTGGTAAATAACCTGACCCTGACCCCGGCCCACACCCTGGATAACCCCCGGCCCAGTTTTCACAGCTAACCTCAATACGTCTTTAATCTCAACCTCAACCCAGAGGCTGAATGGTTTTATGATTTCCTCTGAACACACTGACGTCAGCTTCTCTCCACACACTGAAACTCTTCATGGGCCAGAGTCACCGCAGGGATGGAAAGTTAACCGGACGGTTACACGTCGCCCACACGTTCATTCACTTCTCTTACCGACAAGAGATCGTGCACAATTAAAAATCTGCAGCATCGTTAGTTTGAACGCAGTTCATCTCGTGTTGTGCAAGaacaaaacatctgaataaAATCAAACCGTCCTGCCGTCAGTCGTCCTACGTGGAGGTTATAATGTTTTTACCACTTTACATGAATGAGGGTGGAGGTTTGGTTTTAGAAGTCGGAGCTCTGAAGTGTGAAGTCGTGCAGATACACAATCAACTGAGTTCATGCTAATTATTCACAAACATCTACACAGCGTAGTTATCCTGTGCAAACGTCTCTGTACAGTTATATTCACTCTTcttctgttattttgttgtttcgttttctattttattgtcttgtttCATCTTCATCCGTCACTCAGTCAGTTTTTACCTTCTGACTCGTGAACTAGATGGAGGAAAGTTATCACTGCTACATATTTGTGTTCAGCGAGGACAGAAAAGCAAACCCCCAAtgactttaaaggaacagttcacccaaaaagaaaaatcccatcatctcctccccccgtgctgatggaaagtcagtgAAGTCtcgcagtccacaaaacagccttctgctaaacaactgaagcagctggagactaaaacatcagatgtctccatgcagctcgcctgctgtgatcacagtctgcaggagagaagagatctgaactgatctgaggagacgttACTGAAGATGCACGGTCGAGCTCGTGCGAACACTTCAGACGAGGTGCACGTTAACActtagctcagcagctccagtgaagatttcagctttaaataaGGTCTTttcaaacttcacctgactttgctTCAGCTGAAATCTGCAGATTTCGTGtagaaaagtgaaaaagtacctgatcatgaaaaaacatttgccCCCCTCCTCACAACACTTTCCACAAGACTGGTGGGAAGCTACCTGTGAGTCTGTGACTAACAGAGAGACGTTTCCCTGAAGTGAAGCTCTGTGGTTTCACTGCTGACACTCAGCACCCGGGTTTTCcatcagcaacacacacacagacacacacagacacacacacacacacacacagacacacacacgcacacacacacacaaagttaaGCTAGCACTGCACAAATCCCTCAACTGCCCCTGCAATGAAACTAATGAGGGTCCGGCTGGTCGGTTCTGATGCAGGTGGATGAAGTTCTGCAGAGTTTAATTTCAGCTGCAGAGTAAAAACAGTGAAACCTTCAGTGAAGGTGATGATGAAAACGAGCCGTCGACAAATCTCATGCAAAGTTACGAAGCGTCACAATTTAGATTCTACATCGAAAAGCAATCGCAAGGAGCTTCTTCAAAGACGACACAGCTAGGTTAGCATTAGCCTGCAACTAgcttagcctgcagctagcttagcctgcagctagcttagcctgCAGCGTCACTTCCAGACTCTTCTCCTGCGCgatgaagacgatcagctgactggtgcTGGAGGAAACTCTGTTggacatgttggtttattttctttttcagagatcctctATTGGTTTCTTTGTGGAGAGGGTTCACTCTgaacagatttgagaaactgaactttgtaaaaaaaactgaatttctgtcttttgttgtttaggCCGGAGTTTGTCGTTCTATTTTTGgagaatattatttgaacttgtctaAAAGTCACCCAggtaaagtcaagctgttgttgcaAAGAAGAGTTTGGACATAAAACCAGTGATCAGCTGATCTTTACTGATCCAGATGTGACGGTCTGACAGTGGCAGAGCCGTCAGTGCTGGAAAAACATGCTtcatcccaaaatcaaaaacaatttgGGATGTGAAGAATCGTGACAGCAGAAAAGACgcaaaccaacaatgaatgtGTCCAATAACAAGTAcaagtcgtgtgtgtgtgtgtgtgtgtgtgtgtgtgtgtgtgtgtgtgtgtgtgtgtgagctccaAAAactaagaacacacacacattgtaacACATTTGAACTATTTTGAGAGCGAGACGCCATCATGCTGCTGTGAACACTGTGTTTGAGTAGCTTGTTAGCTAATGACAACAATCCAAACTGAACATTATTAAGTTGTCTGAacgtgtgttttctctctttaatgaCGCTCGGCTAACAGTTTCCACCTgcttccagtcttcatgctaagctaggctacaCATGACCTGGGCCTTCCTCTGTGCTGACATGTAACTCATCATCTGACCTGCAGCTTGATTCATAAAGACAGTGAGTGGCCCCGCCCCCCATCGTGATGCATGTTTAACAGGACTGGACCTCACCTGAGGGACGGCGCCGTCTGCAGCTCCGCCTTCCTCCAGGATCCTGTTGAGAGGAGAACGAAAGCTGGACTGATACTCTGTCAACAtcctgtcagacagacagacgacgCCGTGAACGCAAtgattcacaaaacacaaacacacaaacacacacagaaacatacctgtgtcctctgtgcacctgcggaggaggaggaggaggagggggcgtGGCTTCATCTCTCTGAGGGGTGGGGACATCGTGTAGGGGGAGGGGCCTCTTCTCTGactcctctcttctgtttttgttggtcTGGAGATGAGAACAGCTGAGTcaggacttttattgtgaaggagcAGCAGAACTATGCTGTCAcccatacagtgtgtgtgtgtgtgtgtgtgtgtgtgtgtgtgtgcgtgtgtgtgtgtgtgtgtgtgtgtgtgtgtgtgtgtgtgtgtgtgtgtgtgtgtgtgtgtgtgtgtgagtgcatgtgtgtgtgtgtgtgtgcgtgtgtgtgtgtgtaccatgtgtgtgtggaacagCGGGACCCTCTGATGTTCCAGGTGTTTCCGGAGGCGGGGCCCGGTGGGCGGGACCAGAACCTGGAAGCTCCGCCTATACTCTGTTTCCACGGGAACGGGGTTCTTCTTAAAGGGGGGCACAGATCTGCTGCTGGAGTGGAGCAGCTGCAcgggggtcaaaggtcaccgaTACACCAATCAACATCATCAGAGAGTCATTAAACAGTTTGATCAGTAACTCAACAAGCAGCTCACGCCTCAGTTATTCTTCAGGTAACTTTAACCAGCACAGAGACAGTCTACTGCCACCCAGTGGACGCACAGCTGAACTACAGGTCTGTTACAGCAGCAGTACAGTGTCAGCAGTA belongs to Pagrus major chromosome 14, Pma_NU_1.0 and includes:
- the mdm1 gene encoding nuclear protein MDM1 isoform X1, with protein sequence MTVRFKCRSEYQKSYRVSRSRSVSPQRCAPSAGLRSDQMGISREPGLQRRRRIGSGGLAQSCSFLLCPPEPKPPAHGTAPPAASRSRSAHRKPATPPGERGNPETPAGPRPAADPGPPAGPRPAADPGPPAGPRPAADPGPPAEPGAAGKSAKLHPSNTDSQPQLSRPVTAAPDGQQPSANEVQHALRWRAGLKSGGQRSGSQRSEYNRQFSWKKPAAAASPILTAQQLLHSSSRSVPPFKKNPVPVETEYRRSFQVLVPPTGPRLRKHLEHQRVPLFHTHMTNKNRREESEKRPLPLHDVPTPQRDEATPPPPPPPPQVHRGHRMLTEYQSSFRSPLNRILEEGGAADGAVPQVKELRQQALSYRHRAWGANFSRDHLSQLLSEHNALWEPTDTTDSATDPPTPRLTFDLCGDADSRSSASSRLEALDLASRSSRRSSVLGSGGAKLTPPGPPAERRTAWGGEEDDPDEEEGRLPTPRLKLLPVQRTHHDLTTPAAGGAILVGKVKSGEESSPSKQRSGSAVSMAAGAEPAVDVPVKQKEAWPENNFTHLSPSPNHKRAGSNPGSKPIRTKQSPPSPVAPPLIAPPPHGIHGSLRHPDFQHNGELGLRFRERQCSGGGCGSDEDDRLSVMSWRSAASCSMASAVLERAQKRRENFWVKR
- the mdm1 gene encoding nuclear protein MDM1 isoform X2; this encodes MTVRFKCRSEYQKSYRVSRSRSVSPQRCAPSAGLRSDQMGISREPGLQRRRRIGSGGLAQSCSFLLCPPEPKPPAHGTAPPAASRSRSAHRKPATPPGERGNPETPAGPRPAADPGPPAGPRPAADPGPPAGPRPAADPGPPAEPGAAGKSAKLHPSNTDSQPQLSRPVTAAPDGQQPSANEVQHALRWRAGLKSGGQRSGSQRSEYNRQFSWKKPAAAASPILTAQQLLHSSSRSVPPFKKNPVPVETEYRRSFQVLVPPTGPRLRKHLEHQRVPLFHTHMTNKNRREESEKRPLPLHDVPTPQRDEATPPPPPPPPQVHRGHRILEEGGAADGAVPQVKELRQQALSYRHRAWGANFSRDHLSQLLSEHNALWEPTDTTDSATDPPTPRLTFDLCGDADSRSSASSRLEALDLASRSSRRSSVLGSGGAKLTPPGPPAERRTAWGGEEDDPDEEEGRLPTPRLKLLPVQRTHHDLTTPAAGGAILVGKVKSGEESSPSKQRSGSAVSMAAGAEPAVDVPVKQKEAWPENNFTHLSPSPNHKRAGSNPGSKPIRTKQSPPSPVAPPLIAPPPHGIHGSLRHPDFQHNGELGLRFRERQCSGGGCGSDEDDRLSVMSWRSAASCSMASAVLERAQKRRENFWVKR